A section of the Cololabis saira isolate AMF1-May2022 chromosome 16, fColSai1.1, whole genome shotgun sequence genome encodes:
- the LOC133462219 gene encoding NLR family CARD domain-containing protein 3-like, which produces MFVKDELKKIQKVLSPDYPESSESLEEDEDEEQKSIRETFMQITVKFLRRRKQEELADLLQSNTITAVCQSKLKSELQKKHQHVFDGVTIAGKTTLLEQIYTELYITEGRTGEVNEEHEVRQIEAASRKPDGAETVIRQEDIFKPPPGRGGPIRTVMTKGVAGIGKTMLTQKFSLDWAEGKTNQDIQFLLPFTFRELNVLRDRRFSLVELVHGFFSETKGICSFEDFQVAFIFDGLDECRLPLDFHNPTIVSDPRRSTSVDVLLTNLIRGNLLPSAHLWITTRPAAANQIPPECVDMVTEVRGFNDPQKEEYFRKRFRNKKQTSRIISHIKTSRSLHIMCHIPVFCWITATVLENVLENVLETREGGGLPKTLTEMYIHFLVVQAKLKKVKYDGGAETDPHWSPESRKMVESLGKLAFEQLQKGNLIFYEPDLRECGIDVREASVYSGVFTQIFREESSLYQDQVFCFIHLSVQEFLAALHVHQTFINSGVNLLGDQTTSHTSEMREEVQEGDEDDGDDDEDEETHLYQRSVDKTLQSPNGHLDLFLRFLLGLSVETNQNLLRGLMTSNQRSSQNNQKTIKYIKEKISEDLSAERSINLFHCLNELNDRSLVEEVQRSLRSGRLSTDKLSPAQWSALVFILLSSGDLEVFDLKKFSASEEALRKLLPVVQASKNVLLSGCNLSEDICPVLSSVLSSQSSSLTELDLSNNDLQDSGLEKLCPGLGSPHCNGCNLSEDICPVLSSVLNSQSSSLTELDLSNNHLQDSGLEKLCPGLESPHCKLESLRLSGCLISEEGSASLVSALTSNPSHLRELDLSYNHPGESVGKILFRLEDPCWRLDTLR; this is translated from the exons atgtttgtgaaggatgagctgaagaagatccagaaggttctgagtccagattacccagaatcctcagagagtctggaggaggatgaagatgaagagcagAAGAGCATCAGAGAGACATTCATGCAGATCACAGTGAAGTtcttgaggaggaggaagcaggaggagctggctgacctcctgcagagca atACCATCACTGCCGTTTGTCAATCCAAACTCAAAAGTGAGCTGCAGAAGAAGCACCAGCATGTGTTTGATGGGGTCACTATAGCAGGAAAGACaacccttctggagcagatctacacagagctctacatcacagagggaaggaccggagaggtcaatgaagaacatgaagtcagacagattgaagcagcttccaggaaaccagacggagcagaaacagtcatcagacaggaagacatctttaaacccccacctggaagaggaggaccaatcagaacggtgatgacgaagggagtggccggcatcgggaaaacaatgttaacacagaagttcagtctggactgggctgaaggaaAAACCAAtcaggacatccagttcctgctccCATTCACtttcagagagctgaatgtgctgagagacagaaggttcagcttggtggaactagttcatggattcttctctgaaaccaaaggaatctgcagctttgaagactTCCAGGTcgcgttcatctttgacggtctggacgAGTGTCGACTTCCTCTCGACTTCCACAACCCTACAATCGTTAGTGACCCCAGaaggtccacctcagtggacgtgctgctgacaaacctcatcagagggaacctgcttccttctgctcatcTTTGGATCACCACACGGCCCGCAGCAGcaaatcagatccctcctgagtgtgttgacatggtgacagaggtcagagggttcaatgacccacagaaggaggagtACTTCAGAAAGAGGTTCAGAAATAAAaagcagaccagcaggatcatctcccacatcaagacatcacggagcctccacatcatgtgccacatcccagtgttctgctggatcactgctacggtcctggagaacgtcctggagaatgtcctggaaaccagagagggaggggggctgCCCAaaaccctgactgagatgtacatccacttcctggtggtccaggccaagctgaagaaggtcaagtatgacggAGGGGCTGAGactgatccacactggagtccagagagcagaaagatggtggagtctctgggaaaactggcttttgagcagctgcagaaaggaaacctgatcttctatgaaccagacctgagagagtgtggcatcgatgtcagagaggcttcagtgtactcaggagtgttcacccagatctttagagaggagagcagcctgtaccaggaccaggtcttctgcttcatccatctgagtgttcaggagtttctggctgctcttcatgtccatcagaccttcatcaactctggagtcaacctgctcgGAGATCAGACAACCTCTCACACATCTGAAATGCGAGAAGAAGTTCAGGAAGgggatgaagatgatggtgatgatgatgaagatgaagagacTCACCTCTATCAGAGATCTGTGGACAAgaccttacagagtccaaacggacatctggacttgttcctgcgcttcctcctgggtctctcagtggagaccaatcagaacctcctacgaggtctgatgacatcaaaccaaagaagttcacagaacaatcagaaaaccatcaaatacatcaaggaAAAGATCAGTGAGGacctgtctgcagagagaagcatcaacctgttccactgtctgaatgaactgaacgatcgttctctggtggaggaggtccaacggtccctgaggtctggacgtctctccacagataaactgtctcctgctcagtggtcggctctggtcttcatcttactgtcatcaggagatctggaagtgtttgacctgaagaagttctcagcttcagaggaggctcTACGGAAGCTGCTGCCAGTGGTCCAAGCCTCCAAGAACGTTCT actgagtggctgtaacctctcagaggacatctgtccagttctgtcctcagttctcagctctcagtcctccagtctgacagaactggacctgagcaacaacgacctgcaggattctggactggagaagctgtgtcctggactggggagtccacactgtaa tggctgtaacctctcagaggacatctgtccagttctgtcctcagttctcaactcgcagtcctccagtctgacagaactcgacctgagcaacaaccacctgcaggattctggactggagaagctgtgtcctggactggagagtccacactgtaaactggagtctctcag gctgtcaggctgtctgatctcagaggaaggaagtgcttctctggtctcagctctgacctccaacccctcccacctgagagagctggacctgagctacaaccatccaggggaGTCAGTAGGGAAGATTCTGTTTAGACTGGAGGATCCCtgctggagactggacactctcaggtag